From Mariprofundus sp. NF, one genomic window encodes:
- a CDS encoding HD domain-containing phosphohydrolase has protein sequence MFEEISSKEAKQTLMFIFDAAVDIEMEKDQTIFVEKVLKHARRIFEAPAGSIAFVDGDSLDFLSFQNDEIDTSSISRDQNGDDLRIPLNHRSIAGHVAMTGELLLVDDPYHVSESVPYKFDGSIDKLSGFKTEAILAIPLRHPTEGIIGALEIINPKEELVHELNLGIAKSFAVMSAVSIINMRLQESLRKAYLETLARLGYAAEYKDEDTFKHIQRIRYSSKILSRELGFSTEEQESIFHASAMHDVGKVGVPDAILGKNGKLDDDEWVKMKAHSNKGASILRGSDTEILKLSEEIALHHHEKWNGNGYPDGLKGEDIPLAARIVAVADVFDALVNERPYKNAWPLQDALSLIKNEKGEHFDPQVVDAFFNCLDEILEIQKEHQ, from the coding sequence GTGTTTGAAGAGATTTCAAGTAAAGAAGCTAAACAGACGCTGATGTTTATTTTTGATGCAGCAGTAGACATTGAGATGGAAAAGGATCAAACCATATTTGTAGAGAAGGTCCTTAAACATGCCCGGCGGATTTTTGAGGCCCCTGCTGGAAGTATCGCTTTTGTAGACGGAGATTCCCTCGACTTTCTGTCGTTTCAAAATGATGAAATCGACACCAGTTCCATATCAAGAGATCAAAATGGGGATGATCTGAGAATACCTCTAAATCACAGGAGTATTGCTGGCCACGTAGCTATGACCGGTGAGCTGCTTCTGGTTGATGATCCTTATCATGTGTCTGAATCTGTACCATATAAATTTGATGGCTCCATAGACAAGTTGAGCGGCTTCAAAACGGAGGCTATTTTAGCGATTCCTCTGCGACACCCGACAGAAGGGATCATTGGTGCTTTAGAAATCATCAATCCAAAAGAGGAGCTTGTTCACGAGTTAAATCTGGGCATAGCGAAAAGTTTTGCGGTGATGTCAGCTGTCAGTATCATCAATATGAGGCTACAGGAGTCCCTGAGAAAAGCATATTTAGAGACGCTCGCACGTCTTGGCTATGCTGCAGAGTATAAGGATGAGGATACGTTTAAACACATCCAGAGAATCCGATATAGTTCAAAAATCCTTAGCAGGGAGCTTGGTTTTTCGACAGAAGAGCAGGAGAGTATATTTCATGCTTCCGCCATGCATGATGTTGGCAAAGTGGGGGTTCCTGATGCCATATTAGGTAAAAACGGCAAGCTGGATGATGACGAGTGGGTGAAGATGAAAGCGCACTCGAACAAGGGCGCTTCCATACTTAGAGGTTCAGATACTGAAATACTCAAACTGAGCGAAGAGATTGCTTTGCATCACCATGAGAAGTGGAATGGGAACGGTTACCCGGATGGTTTGAAGGGAGAGGATATTCCCTTGGCGGCCAGAATCGTTGCGGTTGCCGATGTATTCGATGCCCTGGTAAATGAGAGGCCGTATAAAAACGCCTGGCCATTGCAGGATGCGCTTTCGCTTATAAAAAATGAAAAAGGGGAGCATTTTGACCCACAGGTTGTGGATGCGTTTTTTAACTGTCTGGATGAAATTCTGGAGATTCAGAAAGAGCATCAATAG
- a CDS encoding carbon starvation protein A produces MTPVVMAITVLCLYLIFFRFYAKRILARKVFELDDANETPAHAMRDDVDYVPANKYILFGHHFASIAGLAPMLGPAIAVIWGWVPALCWVVFGTLLVGAVHDFSALVLSIRHKGQSVGTIARDVISPRTRLLFLLVIFFLVALAMGVFVLVISGLFAAPDLANIPATSHPEAIFPTYSLMLIAMVIGFLVYKKNMPLWPMIAVGFVLMLLTTYIGLDMPITGFTASDWTWALLVYAFIASVLPVWLLLQPRDFLNSLLLYLAIFAMLAGFFVLDPEWAAPAINPNPVGAPPLLPFLFIVIACGAVSGFHGLVASGTTSKQLDKESDAPFIGYVGMIGESLLALLAVLATTAGAFSSRADWESFYGSWDKAVGLHQKLGIFIQGNANFIHQLGVPLDYAAAFISVVVVGFAMTSVDTGARLLRFNLEEIGQTIGVKALGNRYLATFLAVSAIGFFAFFKVDGKPAGLFLWTLFGTTNQILAGLTLLTVTIYLYRKRKPILYTLLPMLLVLGATIAGMVMGIFGAIGKEQWTVAAVGLAIFMLAGWVLIEAVLVVRKVRQERTPG; encoded by the coding sequence ATGACACCAGTTGTCATGGCCATCACAGTACTCTGCCTCTACCTCATCTTTTTCCGCTTTTATGCCAAACGGATTCTGGCTAGAAAAGTGTTTGAGCTGGATGATGCCAACGAGACGCCAGCGCATGCCATGCGTGATGATGTTGATTATGTTCCTGCCAACAAATATATCCTCTTTGGTCATCACTTCGCCTCCATTGCCGGTCTTGCACCGATGCTCGGGCCTGCCATTGCGGTAATCTGGGGCTGGGTTCCGGCCCTCTGCTGGGTGGTGTTCGGTACCCTTCTGGTCGGTGCCGTACACGACTTCTCTGCACTGGTGCTATCGATTCGCCATAAGGGGCAGAGTGTCGGCACCATCGCCCGTGATGTGATCAGCCCGCGCACCCGCCTGCTCTTTCTGCTGGTGATCTTCTTCCTCGTAGCGCTGGCTATGGGTGTATTTGTACTGGTGATCTCAGGCCTCTTCGCTGCTCCTGATCTCGCCAATATCCCGGCAACTTCGCATCCTGAAGCGATATTCCCGACCTACTCGCTGATGCTGATCGCCATGGTGATTGGTTTCCTTGTCTACAAGAAAAACATGCCGCTCTGGCCGATGATTGCCGTCGGTTTTGTCTTGATGCTTCTAACGACCTATATCGGACTGGATATGCCGATCACCGGTTTCACGGCCAGTGACTGGACATGGGCGCTGTTGGTCTACGCCTTTATCGCCAGTGTGTTGCCGGTCTGGTTGCTCTTACAGCCGCGTGATTTCCTTAACTCACTACTGCTCTATCTGGCGATCTTCGCCATGCTGGCCGGTTTTTTCGTCCTTGATCCTGAGTGGGCTGCACCTGCCATCAATCCCAATCCGGTCGGTGCCCCGCCGCTGCTGCCATTCCTGTTTATTGTCATCGCCTGTGGCGCAGTCTCCGGCTTCCACGGTCTTGTTGCTTCCGGCACCACCTCCAAGCAGCTGGACAAGGAGAGTGATGCGCCGTTTATCGGTTATGTCGGCATGATCGGTGAATCACTGCTGGCACTGCTAGCTGTTCTTGCCACCACAGCAGGTGCCTTCTCATCACGCGCTGACTGGGAATCCTTTTACGGCTCATGGGACAAAGCGGTCGGCCTGCATCAGAAGCTCGGCATCTTTATTCAGGGTAATGCCAACTTTATCCATCAGCTCGGTGTGCCGCTGGATTATGCTGCGGCATTTATCTCTGTGGTGGTGGTCGGTTTTGCCATGACCAGTGTCGATACCGGTGCGCGACTACTGCGTTTTAATCTTGAGGAGATCGGTCAGACCATTGGTGTGAAAGCACTCGGCAACCGCTATCTGGCCACTTTTCTGGCTGTATCTGCCATCGGCTTCTTCGCCTTCTTCAAGGTCGATGGCAAACCTGCAGGCCTCTTCCTCTGGACGCTGTTTGGCACCACCAACCAGATCCTTGCCGGACTCACCCTGCTCACCGTCACCATCTATCTCTACCGCAAGAGAAAACCGATTCTCTACACCCTGCTACCGATGCTGCTGGTGCTCGGCGCCACCATTGCCGGCATGGTGATGGGCATCTTCGGCGCAATTGGCAAAGAGCAGTGGACGGTTGCAGCAGTAGGTCTTGCCATCTTTATGCTGGCTGGCTGGGTGCTCATCGAAGCAGTGCTGGTGGTCAGAAAGGTGCGACAGGAGAGAACTCCCGGTTAG
- a CDS encoding CHASE2 domain-containing protein: MRVVKHKGPYFLLASLIVAAAIFATVTPPMFVDYLESKTFDIRTLLRGERSVRPDIVIVAIDDKTLEQFALNIWTREYMAALIDKLTSMQPKVIGIDYLYQLPEVSKGLESLRELNRSYQSLASVDKNFLGELQAMEQINNVDAALITAVNKAGNVVLAFAPHVFEAMASIDNKANVQLPGYMLWHAFMLSKPGPAYKPVLAQTALTPFEGLAEVAASIGHVYSLYDQDGAIRWEPLYVKMGADIYPSFGLEIARMFKDLRPQDVKVITGDRIIMGDKIDLPTDISGRILINYPGKRGRFTTYSAIDILAGTIPATELQGKIVLVGATALGTGDIHVTPFTELAGVEKQATVVENILSQNYLVKEELTTLIDIVAIICFAFIMALVVPYFGAFASGLFFGFLLIVYLGLTQYAFVAHDIWVHVVVPALTLSILYTTLTTYRFFTEERLARQIRNTFSKYTTEKVVKELIDHPEMAKLGGARKNITVLFSDVRSFTTFSENHEPEEVVEALNEFLSAMTEVIMAWDGTLDKFVGDEIMAFWGAPVAQENHAELAVGCALAMMRRLHELQIKWRAEGRAVLGIGIGINTGDVVVGNIGSEKMKMDYTVIGDAVNLGARVEALTRNYDTDIIITEFTLNQIRELLSKSEKPVIFSHLQVTKLDEVKVKGKENAVVIYALSESE; this comes from the coding sequence ATGCGCGTCGTTAAACATAAAGGCCCCTATTTCCTACTGGCCTCACTTATAGTTGCCGCTGCCATCTTTGCAACTGTCACACCGCCGATGTTTGTCGACTACCTAGAATCCAAAACTTTCGACATCCGCACGCTGCTGCGCGGTGAGCGATCCGTCAGGCCGGATATTGTCATTGTCGCTATTGATGATAAGACACTGGAACAGTTCGCACTGAATATCTGGACACGGGAGTATATGGCTGCGCTGATCGACAAGCTCACCTCAATGCAACCAAAAGTGATCGGCATTGACTACCTCTACCAGCTTCCGGAGGTGAGCAAGGGGCTGGAGTCGTTACGCGAACTTAACAGGTCATACCAAAGCCTGGCATCGGTGGATAAAAACTTTCTTGGTGAACTTCAGGCTATGGAGCAGATCAATAATGTTGATGCCGCACTCATTACTGCGGTCAACAAGGCAGGAAATGTTGTACTGGCCTTTGCCCCGCATGTGTTTGAAGCCATGGCATCGATTGATAATAAAGCGAATGTCCAGCTTCCGGGATATATGCTCTGGCATGCATTCATGCTGAGTAAACCCGGGCCTGCCTACAAGCCTGTGTTGGCACAGACCGCGCTAACGCCATTTGAGGGGCTGGCAGAGGTGGCTGCATCCATCGGCCATGTCTATTCGCTCTACGATCAGGACGGCGCTATTCGTTGGGAACCTCTTTACGTCAAAATGGGAGCTGACATTTATCCTTCCTTTGGACTGGAAATAGCAAGGATGTTTAAAGATCTGAGGCCGCAGGATGTGAAGGTGATCACGGGTGACCGAATCATCATGGGGGATAAGATTGATCTACCTACAGACATTTCCGGCCGCATTCTGATCAACTATCCAGGTAAACGCGGAAGATTCACCACCTATTCGGCCATCGATATCCTTGCAGGCACTATTCCAGCCACTGAACTACAAGGTAAAATCGTGCTGGTCGGAGCCACGGCTCTTGGCACTGGTGATATCCATGTGACTCCCTTCACTGAACTCGCAGGTGTAGAGAAACAGGCCACTGTGGTTGAGAACATCCTTAGCCAAAACTACCTGGTGAAAGAGGAGTTAACCACACTGATAGATATAGTCGCCATTATTTGCTTTGCCTTCATTATGGCACTTGTTGTTCCCTACTTCGGTGCATTTGCAAGCGGCCTGTTTTTCGGTTTTCTGCTTATCGTCTACTTGGGATTAACCCAGTACGCCTTTGTCGCCCATGATATCTGGGTACATGTCGTTGTACCTGCACTGACGCTAAGTATTCTCTATACGACATTAACGACATACCGCTTTTTTACTGAAGAGCGGTTAGCTAGGCAGATTCGCAATACCTTCTCCAAATATACGACCGAGAAGGTGGTCAAAGAATTAATAGATCACCCCGAGATGGCAAAACTGGGCGGCGCAAGAAAAAACATCACGGTTCTCTTTTCCGATGTGCGCAGCTTCACAACCTTCTCGGAGAACCATGAGCCGGAAGAGGTCGTTGAAGCCCTAAACGAGTTCCTCTCTGCGATGACCGAGGTGATCATGGCATGGGATGGAACTCTGGATAAGTTTGTTGGCGATGAGATAATGGCTTTCTGGGGGGCTCCGGTCGCGCAGGAAAATCACGCTGAACTGGCCGTGGGGTGTGCGCTGGCGATGATGAGGCGACTGCATGAGTTGCAAATAAAGTGGCGCGCGGAGGGGCGAGCTGTACTCGGCATCGGAATCGGCATCAATACAGGGGATGTGGTTGTCGGCAACATCGGATCTGAAAAAATGAAAATGGACTACACCGTAATTGGTGATGCGGTAAACTTGGGGGCACGCGTTGAAGCTCTGACACGCAACTATGATACCGACATAATCATCACTGAATTTACACTCAACCAGATCCGGGAACTGTTATCCAAAAGTGAAAAACCTGTAATTTTCTCTCATTTACAAGTAACAAAACTGGATGAGGTTAAAGTAAAGGGCAAAGAAAATGCTGTTGTGATCTATGCCCTCTCTGAATCTGAATAG
- a CDS encoding FecR domain-containing protein, whose translation MISFCRHSIHKFILPLVMVATVSCCSAVQAADQITFVDDEQLIQRAPVGAFSATINKVNHLRKGAASPIDAQIGSDVEIKDLVTTLERSRAQVTFVDKTELRIASSSQVEITKFMFDNSKLKDGSLKILRGTLRSIVHHDISETPHFEVVTPTAVAAARGTDFFTIVKGLSTRFVCHDGMVEIRNINAGVAGTEMCAAGQTVDVTEGNPPTTPTATDPEVLEQLLEATEMTPAAPIESAPAQGAGAVEVAAAEVTTISATTTALGAAALGAVAIGAVASSNTPAGAIPAPTGTVTVEDSVYVMQQWNVAASPLGAASGPDANHVVTVTRDAGGNITSVTIAGTHNVPGGTNNGPFSYTFNTPVAANEFALGGAATDTPAALGAGPNSVILNQIEGLPIVAYQYVSLFHWGVQLNLDDWLAGTGVTGTLTPLASIPTAGTGTYTGIAQGWIYSTAALLDHDFRFNSTLNVTADFGTNQITNFATTGTITNANLGGGTYGANVANPNYDLNMVPAAPGTITGNTFTVGVVNVGSGFTGTANGAFFGPATKAPATGGANVPANIGGAFTASQATGPVGRMHGVFVGQ comes from the coding sequence TTGATCTCTTTTTGTAGGCATTCGATTCACAAATTCATCCTGCCTCTGGTCATGGTGGCTACTGTCTCTTGCTGCAGTGCTGTTCAGGCTGCCGATCAAATTACATTCGTAGATGATGAGCAACTCATCCAGAGAGCACCTGTAGGAGCATTTTCTGCAACCATCAACAAGGTAAATCACCTTAGAAAAGGAGCAGCCAGCCCCATTGATGCACAGATCGGCAGCGACGTTGAAATTAAGGATCTTGTGACAACGCTGGAGAGGTCTCGAGCTCAAGTAACTTTCGTAGATAAAACGGAACTTCGAATAGCCTCCTCTTCTCAGGTTGAAATTACAAAGTTCATGTTCGACAACAGCAAATTGAAAGATGGATCTTTAAAGATACTCCGGGGCACGCTTCGCTCCATCGTTCATCATGATATTTCCGAAACACCCCATTTCGAGGTTGTCACCCCCACTGCTGTTGCAGCAGCCCGTGGCACCGATTTTTTCACGATCGTCAAAGGTCTTTCAACCCGATTTGTCTGCCATGACGGCATGGTGGAGATCAGGAACATCAATGCAGGCGTGGCTGGGACAGAGATGTGCGCAGCGGGACAGACTGTTGATGTCACTGAGGGAAACCCACCCACCACCCCGACAGCAACAGATCCCGAAGTTCTTGAACAACTGCTGGAGGCCACAGAGATGACGCCAGCCGCCCCGATAGAGTCAGCGCCTGCGCAGGGCGCTGGAGCAGTGGAGGTCGCAGCTGCAGAGGTAACCACCATTAGCGCTACCACGACAGCTCTGGGAGCCGCCGCCCTTGGCGCAGTGGCTATTGGTGCCGTCGCTTCCAGCAACACCCCTGCCGGAGCCATTCCTGCCCCTACTGGCACTGTTACAGTGGAAGACTCTGTTTATGTCATGCAGCAGTGGAATGTTGCAGCCTCTCCTCTGGGTGCGGCAAGTGGCCCGGATGCCAATCATGTTGTGACTGTTACTCGCGATGCTGGCGGCAACATCACCAGCGTTACCATCGCTGGCACCCATAACGTTCCCGGCGGCACCAACAACGGTCCCTTCAGCTACACCTTCAATACACCGGTCGCGGCCAATGAGTTTGCTCTAGGTGGCGCCGCCACAGACACCCCTGCCGCTCTAGGTGCAGGCCCTAACTCTGTTATTCTCAATCAGATTGAGGGGCTACCGATCGTTGCATATCAGTATGTATCTCTATTCCACTGGGGGGTGCAGCTCAATCTGGATGACTGGCTCGCCGGAACCGGCGTCACAGGCACACTAACACCGCTAGCATCCATTCCAACCGCTGGCACCGGCACCTATACCGGTATAGCTCAGGGCTGGATCTATTCAACGGCCGCTCTGCTCGATCATGACTTCCGTTTCAACTCGACCTTGAATGTGACAGCCGATTTCGGCACAAATCAGATCACCAACTTTGCAACCACAGGCACCATCACCAACGCCAATCTTGGTGGTGGTACCTATGGTGCTAATGTGGCCAATCCTAACTATGACCTGAATATGGTGCCTGCAGCCCCGGGAACAATTACCGGCAACACCTTCACTGTTGGTGTTGTCAATGTTGGCAGTGGCTTTACCGGAACGGCAAATGGTGCTTTCTTCGGCCCTGCCACCAAAGCACCTGCGACAGGCGGAGCCAATGTTCCTGCCAATATAGGAGGCGCATTTACCGCATCACAAGCCACTGGCCCAGTTGGCCGAATGCATGGCGTGTTTGTTGGCCAGTAA
- a CDS encoding peptidylprolyl isomerase — translation MRISIMLGLLLFLSACQQQDEVTLADPINPSPVVATVNGITIHESDIDLELALLPDEMNRYRNDVHTRAHIMRSLIRRHAISQKAREMGLDLDPATRQRIENASRQILIEAARQWQLAHMEKIQESDVTAYYKQHLAEFAVPEQVHARHILVASEEQALAIIKKLRNKGDFAALAASESLDDSNKSRGGDLNWFQRGVMVKAFDDVAFELKENGISQPVKTRFGWHVIEQLGRRSAMQKPLDEVRHEIISILEKNQLDRWYESVEKESRIKVLDPAYK, via the coding sequence ATGCGAATTTCAATCATGCTTGGCCTGCTACTGTTTTTGTCGGCCTGTCAGCAGCAGGATGAGGTTACACTTGCCGATCCGATCAACCCCAGCCCTGTCGTGGCAACGGTGAATGGCATCACCATCCATGAATCGGACATCGATCTTGAACTGGCGCTGCTGCCGGATGAGATGAACCGTTACCGCAACGATGTGCACACCCGTGCTCATATTATGCGCTCATTGATCCGTCGCCATGCCATTAGTCAGAAGGCCAGAGAGATGGGGCTCGATCTCGACCCTGCTACACGTCAGCGCATCGAAAATGCCAGTCGCCAGATTCTTATCGAGGCGGCCAGACAGTGGCAGCTGGCCCATATGGAGAAGATTCAGGAGAGTGATGTTACCGCTTATTACAAGCAGCATCTTGCCGAGTTTGCGGTGCCTGAACAGGTGCATGCCCGACACATTCTCGTTGCCTCAGAGGAGCAGGCGCTGGCCATCATTAAAAAACTGCGCAACAAAGGTGATTTCGCAGCACTGGCTGCCAGTGAGTCGCTGGATGACAGCAACAAATCACGCGGTGGTGATCTCAACTGGTTCCAGCGCGGTGTGATGGTTAAAGCCTTTGATGATGTCGCTTTTGAACTGAAGGAGAATGGCATCAGCCAGCCGGTCAAAACCCGTTTCGGCTGGCACGTGATCGAACAGCTCGGTCGCCGCTCTGCCATGCAGAAACCACTGGATGAAGTGCGCCACGAGATCATCAGTATTCTGGAGAAAAACCAGTTAGACCGCTGGTATGAAAGCGTTGAAAAAGAGTCTCGCATCAAAGTCCTCGATCCAGCCTATAAGTAA
- the hemH gene encoding ferrochelatase, whose protein sequence is MPYSAKQSFEHKQEPAVGILLTNLGTPDAPTTAAVRTYLKEFLWDPRVVEQPRWLWWLILNGIILNTRPARSAALYAKVWSDEGSPLLATGKRQREKLEAALREQIAQPLHVELAMRYGNPSIRSGLEALREKNCSSIIVLPLYPQYSATTSGSTFDAVTEALKTWRRVPQLQFIDAYHDFPAYIEALAESARNHWQEHGQAERLLLSYHGIPESYFNNGDPYPCHCRKTTRLLREALGLDETQLQMSFQSRFGKDPWVQPYTDETLERWGKEGVEGVDVICPGFPADCLETIEEIGMENRDIFLEAGGKTYRYIPALNDSDAHIQALAQIILTQI, encoded by the coding sequence ATGCCATACAGTGCCAAACAGTCATTTGAACATAAACAAGAGCCTGCCGTTGGCATCCTGCTAACCAATCTCGGCACCCCTGATGCGCCCACCACAGCGGCTGTACGCACCTATCTCAAGGAGTTCCTCTGGGATCCGCGTGTAGTTGAGCAGCCGCGCTGGCTCTGGTGGCTGATCCTTAACGGCATCATTCTTAATACCCGTCCGGCCAGATCAGCAGCGCTCTACGCCAAGGTGTGGAGTGATGAGGGTTCACCTCTGCTGGCCACCGGCAAACGCCAGCGAGAAAAGCTGGAGGCTGCACTGCGCGAGCAGATTGCGCAGCCACTGCATGTTGAGCTGGCCATGCGTTACGGCAATCCATCAATCCGCAGTGGCCTTGAAGCGCTGCGTGAGAAGAACTGCAGCAGCATCATTGTGCTGCCACTCTACCCGCAATACTCCGCTACCACCTCCGGCTCCACCTTTGATGCGGTCACTGAAGCCCTGAAAACATGGCGGCGTGTACCGCAACTGCAGTTTATCGATGCCTACCACGATTTCCCTGCCTATATCGAAGCACTGGCAGAGAGTGCTCGCAACCACTGGCAGGAGCATGGCCAGGCTGAGCGACTTCTACTCTCCTACCACGGTATTCCCGAATCCTACTTTAACAACGGCGATCCCTACCCCTGCCACTGTCGCAAAACCACCCGCCTGCTTCGCGAAGCACTGGGGCTGGATGAGACCCAACTGCAGATGTCATTTCAGTCCCGCTTCGGTAAAGATCCGTGGGTTCAGCCTTACACCGATGAGACACTGGAGCGCTGGGGCAAAGAGGGTGTTGAGGGCGTGGATGTGATCTGTCCCGGCTTCCCGGCAGATTGTCTGGAGACCATTGAGGAGATCGGCATGGAAAACCGCGACATCTTCCTCGAGGCTGGCGGTAAAACCTACCGCTATATCCCAGCCCTCAATGACAGTGATGCCCACATTCAAGCCTTGGCCCAGATTATTTTAACACAAATCTAA
- a CDS encoding porin family protein has translation MLFRLVVIIGFSLTSFTTVAETSGADSLPVVTSSENTQATPEELAQVATQLLIERKPNMAALIVAELLKQSAPPMQALFVAGKLAELRGDWNSVLLFYRAMLERDPSVLRIRLDLARALLINGDTEAAQHHFQRVLGEPGLPENVRANVLLFLNQIDRLTFSQTLSFEILGDSNINQATASEVVIIGGRRFILSPTARKRSGKGLGLNWQGQYRFGDARQFSVRAVLQHQNYPSANQYNLTYLMAFAGWTKQWSPAHSLSFEAGGHASFYGGHNLFDGAAFRISDIYRTTSGWTFNPALESKQLRYPDYPLRNGWQQWFTVDMTKAMPSGLVWSSGASIGRNKAHDEIYDFISSGAKLGLSLELPLRVTASVMLDYLETRYAGIDPFFAERRRERKQSVEIGLIPLALNMKGFAPRIVFGHIKNWSNIDLYQFQRTYGKLAFVRDF, from the coding sequence ATGCTTTTTCGGCTAGTGGTGATCATTGGCTTCTCTCTCACCTCTTTCACCACTGTCGCCGAGACTTCCGGTGCAGACTCACTACCAGTAGTCACATCATCAGAAAACACTCAGGCAACTCCCGAAGAACTAGCACAGGTAGCGACACAACTGCTGATTGAGAGGAAACCGAACATGGCTGCCCTGATCGTAGCAGAGCTACTAAAACAATCCGCGCCACCGATGCAGGCTCTGTTTGTCGCTGGCAAACTGGCTGAATTGCGCGGCGACTGGAATAGCGTGCTCCTTTTTTACCGGGCTATGCTTGAGCGAGACCCCTCTGTCTTACGGATACGCCTTGATCTGGCACGTGCACTGCTCATAAATGGCGACACCGAAGCTGCGCAGCACCATTTTCAGCGGGTACTGGGTGAGCCCGGACTTCCGGAAAATGTGCGTGCCAACGTATTGTTGTTCCTCAATCAGATTGACAGACTGACCTTCAGTCAAACCCTCTCATTTGAGATTCTTGGTGACAGCAACATCAATCAGGCCACCGCCAGCGAGGTGGTGATCATCGGCGGCCGCCGCTTTATCCTTAGTCCAACTGCACGCAAGAGAAGCGGCAAAGGCCTCGGCCTTAACTGGCAGGGGCAGTATCGCTTTGGCGATGCACGCCAGTTCAGTGTGCGAGCCGTCCTCCAGCATCAGAACTACCCCTCGGCCAATCAGTACAACCTGACCTATCTGATGGCATTCGCTGGCTGGACAAAGCAGTGGAGCCCAGCCCATTCGCTCTCTTTCGAAGCCGGCGGACACGCCTCCTTTTATGGCGGCCACAACCTGTTTGACGGAGCGGCGTTCCGCATATCAGATATTTATCGAACAACATCAGGCTGGACATTCAACCCGGCACTGGAGAGCAAACAGTTGCGCTATCCTGACTATCCGCTTCGTAACGGCTGGCAGCAGTGGTTCACAGTTGATATGACCAAAGCAATGCCCAGCGGTCTGGTCTGGAGCTCTGGCGCAAGCATCGGACGCAACAAGGCGCACGATGAGATTTATGACTTCATCTCATCAGGGGCCAAGCTGGGGTTATCTCTGGAGCTACCCTTACGGGTAACAGCATCAGTGATGCTGGATTATTTGGAAACCCGCTATGCGGGCATAGACCCGTTTTTCGCAGAGCGCCGAAGGGAGAGAAAGCAGTCAGTAGAGATCGGTCTGATCCCACTGGCACTGAACATGAAGGGGTTTGCACCACGCATTGTCTTCGGTCATATTAAGAACTGGTCCAATATCGACCTGTATCAGTTTCAGAGGACATATGGCAAGCTTGCTTTTGTACGCGATTTTTAA